The following proteins are encoded in a genomic region of Dioscorea cayenensis subsp. rotundata cultivar TDr96_F1 chromosome 8, TDr96_F1_v2_PseudoChromosome.rev07_lg8_w22 25.fasta, whole genome shotgun sequence:
- the LOC120267647 gene encoding histone-binding protein MSI1 homolog, protein MAKDEEEFRGEIEERLINEEYKIWKKNTPFLYDLVITHALEWPSLTVQWLPDREEPPGRDHSIQKMILGTHTSDNEPNYLMLAQVQLPLEDAEYDARQYDDERGEIGGFGSASGKVQIVQQINHEGEVNRARYMPQNPFIIATKTVSAEVYVFDYSKHPSKPPLDGACNPDLRLKGHNTEGYGLSWSLFKEGHLLSGSDDAQICLWDIKASPKNKSLDALQIFKVHDGVVEDVAWHLRHEYLFGSVGDDHHLLIWDLRTPAANKPAQSVVAHQGEVNCLAFNPFNEWVVATGSTDKTVKLFDLRKISNALYTFDAHKEEVFQVGWNPKNETILASCCLGRRLMVWDLSRIDEEQTPEDAEDGPPELLFIHGGHTSKISDFSWNPSEDWVIASVAEDNILQIWQMAENIYHDDDDVPADDASTKAP, encoded by the exons ATGGCGAAGGACGAGGAGGAGTTCCGCGGAGAGATCGAAGAACGGCTGATAAACGAGGAGTACAAGATATGGAAGAAGAACACGCCGTTCCTGTACGATTTGGTCATCACCCACGCCCTAGAATGGCCTTCGCTCACCGTGCAGTGGCTGCCGGACCGGGAGGAGCCACCCGGACGCGACCACTCCATTCAGAAGATGATTCTCGGCACGCACACCTCTGACAATGAGCCTAATTACTTGATGCTTGCTCAGGTCCAGCTTCCCCTTGAGGATGCTGAGTATGATGCCCGGCAGTATGATGACGAGCGTGGGGAGATCGGTGGCTTCGGTTCCGCCAGTGGCAAG GTGCAAATAGTTCAGCAGATAAATCATGAGGGAGAGGTCAATCGAGCTCGTTACATGCCTCAAAATCCATTTATAATTGCAACAAAGACAGTTAGTGCAGAGGTGTATGTTTTTGACTACAGCAAGCATCCATCCAAACCTCCTCTAGATGGTGCTTGCAATCCTGATTTGAGATTAAAAGGCCACAACACTGAAGGATATGGTTTATCTTGGAGCCTTTTTAAGGAAGGCCATCTACTCAGTGGTTCAGATGATGCTCAAATATGCTTGTGGGACATTAAGGCATCCCCAAAAAATAAGTCTCTTGATGCTCTGCAGATTTTTAAG GTTCATGATGGTGTTGTCGAAGATGTTGCATGGCATTTAAGGCATGAATATCTATTTGGTTCTGTTGGTGATGACCATCATCTGCTTATATGGGATCTGCGTACACCAGCAGCCAACAAGCCAGCTCAATCTGTAGTTGCTCATCAAGGTGAG GTTAATTGCCTAGCTTTCAATCCCTTCAATGAGTGGGTTGTAGCAACAGGCTCAACCGATAAGACTGTTAAATTATTTGACCTCCGGAAGATCAGCAATGCCCTGTATACTTTTGATGCTCACAA AGAAGAGGTTTTCCAAGTAGGATGGAATCCAAAGAATGAAACGATATTAGCTTCATGCTGCCTTGGGAGGAGGCTTATGGTGTGGGATCTTAGCAG GATTGATGAGGAACAAACACCAGAAGATGCAGAAGACGGTCCTCCGGAGCTGCTATTCATTCACGGCGGCCATACCAGTAAGATATCCGATTTCTCATGGAATCCTTCAGAGGACTGGGTGATCGCCAGCGTGGCCGAAGACAACATCCTGCAAATATGGCAAATGGCCGAGAACATTTACCATGATGACGATGACGTTCCCGCCGATGATGCCTCAACTAAAGCCCCATAA